Within the Eucalyptus grandis isolate ANBG69807.140 chromosome 1, ASM1654582v1, whole genome shotgun sequence genome, the region GGTACATAACACAGGaaagtgtagagagagagagagagagacgcacaGACATGACTTGTTCGGTGACATTATCTCACGTGCTGCTGAGTTCATCATATGAAAAATCACCCAGTTCACAAATTTGCTGTGTGCACCCCGCAGGTCCAAAGGTGGTGGTGTTCTTGCATGGGTTCCCAGAGATATGGTACACGTGGAGGCACCAAATGATAGGCGTTGCCGATGCAGGGTACCGTGCCGTCGCCTTCGATTTCAGAGGCTATGGGCTCTCTGATCAGCCTCTTGACCCTGAGAAGGGTTCTTTTGCCGATCTTGTTGAAGATGTGGTCGCCCTCCTTGATGCTCTGGGCATTGCAAAGGTACCACCACATTAATCTGTCACACTCAAATACATTTTTCCCCCTTTCAGAATACTGACCTTGATACGCGCGACCATTATAGGGATGATCAGACAATTATGCACTTGAGACATTAACTTTggcaaaatttttgcttttgagagttgagtcttgagaatctttcatttattaattcaTCATCCTTTTCCTCTCCTCGATTAGTTCCAGAAAAATGCCGCTTTTCATGCATGTTCTCAGTTTGTCTTTGGCCAATTGCTAATTTTGCCTGTCACAAAACGGATGATACCATCAATTATACAATGCAATAGTCACTGAACCATTAATCTAGAGAGGTTGTGCTTCTTGATGTGGATGTTTCTtggtcaaacaaaaaaaaaaaaaaaaaccattcttTTGTTTCTAGATGCATATTCACTTGaccattaattaaatgaaagtGCATACGCTTAGTATTCTCCTTTTGgacattttcttcatctctctGTTCTCTACCTGTCTCCTGAGGTAGGTACGTTTTAGTTTAAGAACTGATGAATCTCATGAAGGATCCAGCTCATAAAAACCGAGAACATTTTAGACTTCACACATGCGATGCCTGTACTCCTTCACCGAGCTTGAGACCTAAGAAATAGATAAAGATCTTCGCTGCGAATAACAAACAGTTTGTTTCTGTCAAACTAATGGCAACTTGCTTACTTTTTTCCTTAGTGAGGACATTTCTTAGCCAAGCATAGCACTGTAAAAAGAGCACGAATAGGATGATGATCTAGCAATAAAGAAGAGGACGCTACTGCAAAATCAACTGTCATGAGAACAGAAAcagataaaaaataaagaaatcataGGATGATTATGTGAGTCACAGAGAAGTTCGTTGATGATATGGGGTGTTTAATCCAGGCCTTCCTGGTGGGAAAGGACTTCGGAGCTCTGCCAGCATACCTAGTAGCAGCGGTCAAGCCAGAGAGGGTCTGTGGAGTCATCACACTGGGCATCCCCTTCATGCTACCTGGACCCTCGGCCTTCCCGTCCCATCTCTTTCCCAAAGGCTTTTACATTCTCAGGTGGCAGGTAAAATTCttgaccctctctctctctctctctctctctctctccaccaccTATCCGCCACCTCTAGTAGTACCTCAATTGATTTCAGGAACCTGGGCGAGCAGAAGCTGACTTTGGCAGGCTAGACGTCAAGACAGTCATAAGAAACATCTACATCCTCTTCTCAAGGAGTGAGCTCCCTGTCGCTGGCGATGACCAAGAGATCATGGACTTGGTCGATGAGTCCATCCCGCTACCTCCGTGGTTCTCCGAGGAAGATCTTGCGGCTTATGCATCCTTGTATGAGAAGTCCGGGTTCCGGTTCGCACTGCAGGTTCCATACAGGTAACCATAGCAGACACCGACTCACGGGAAATAAAATGAGAGAAATATGATCCTAGATACTAAAATTGTTCTAGCTAAAAACCAAAACAGCAGACGCTTTTCAAGGTCTATATGTCATCTTTCTGCGCATTTTTGGTCTAGGTCTATGGGGAGGGAATATGCCATAGCGGATCCAAAAGTTACGGCTCCAGCGCTGCTGATTATGGGAGAGAAAGACTATGTCCTGAAGTTTCCAGGCATGGAGGACTA harbors:
- the LOC104456783 gene encoding bifunctional epoxide hydrolase 2 isoform X1; translated protein: MEKIKHSHVAVRDVKLHVAEIGEGPKVVVFLHGFPEIWYTWRHQMIGVADAGYRAVAFDFRGYGLSDQPLDPEKGSFADLVEDVVALLDALGIAKAFLVGKDFGALPAYLVAAVKPERVCGVITLGIPFMLPGPSAFPSHLFPKGFYILRWQEPGRAEADFGRLDVKTVIRNIYILFSRSELPVAGDDQEIMDLVDESIPLPPWFSEEDLAAYASLYEKSGFRFALQVPYRSMGREYAIADPKVTAPALLIMGEKDYVLKFPGMEDYIRTGQVKHFVPNLDITFMPEGSHFVHEQLPEQVNALVVNFLNKQNI
- the LOC104456783 gene encoding epoxide hydrolase A isoform X2, giving the protein MLPKLVKVHNTGPKVVVFLHGFPEIWYTWRHQMIGVADAGYRAVAFDFRGYGLSDQPLDPEKGSFADLVEDVVALLDALGIAKAFLVGKDFGALPAYLVAAVKPERVCGVITLGIPFMLPGPSAFPSHLFPKGFYILRWQEPGRAEADFGRLDVKTVIRNIYILFSRSELPVAGDDQEIMDLVDESIPLPPWFSEEDLAAYASLYEKSGFRFALQVPYRSMGREYAIADPKVTAPALLIMGEKDYVLKFPGMEDYIRTGQVKHFVPNLDITFMPEGSHFVHEQLPEQVNALVVNFLNKQNI